The following are encoded together in the Paraburkholderia sp. BL10I2N1 genome:
- a CDS encoding multicopper oxidase family protein yields MFSTRAYLGSVAALLLMLFAIPSFAQSFRVQCPPTTPAHPTALPAGAPEPAYTGPSYTGQSSTSTGVVNGAVKCQQISGGDGYATMGNGTQTYLFAFGPLSGLADIQAGLPGTEFASVFNTVGDPRTDPTYNGAVGLVPDPESVPPGQLTGHVDPRPIMDIGVMNGNMPAPTMAIDEDDEFFLTLTNVGMIMRPDLFEQHTVHFHGYPNASSFYDGVPDASVAINIGASFTYYYLAPDAGTYFWHCHITPPEHLQMGMVGQIFVRPRQNRVPGGASLYSSLQKQQLDLRTACGNDILCTTPLPPQNGVLHVNNKSGTPTLYAYNDGDGSTAYDVEYPVQIHGFDPNFHFVGMTFNPEPFTDMKDKFFMLNGRSYPDTVTQGPMQTAVADGTQHFSQPLPSLINIPAGGRALLRISDLDVTEFQTLASLGIPMHVVGINARLLRDMSGNDLTYNTNSITLGGGESIDVILDASDTTKYKPGAIYYLYTPNLDHLANDQENFGGLMTEVHICNAVDPIKKSCT; encoded by the coding sequence ATGTTCAGTACCCGCGCTTATCTCGGCAGTGTTGCTGCGCTGCTGTTGATGCTGTTCGCTATTCCTTCATTCGCCCAGTCGTTCCGGGTGCAATGCCCTCCGACCACGCCGGCGCATCCGACGGCGCTCCCTGCCGGAGCGCCTGAACCCGCCTACACCGGGCCGTCCTACACCGGACAGAGTTCCACCTCGACAGGCGTCGTCAATGGCGCGGTCAAGTGCCAGCAGATCTCGGGCGGCGACGGTTACGCAACGATGGGTAACGGTACGCAGACGTACCTGTTCGCCTTTGGCCCTTTGTCCGGACTCGCCGACATCCAGGCGGGCCTTCCCGGCACCGAGTTCGCCTCGGTGTTCAACACCGTCGGCGACCCGAGGACGGACCCGACCTATAACGGCGCGGTCGGCCTCGTCCCCGATCCGGAATCCGTGCCACCGGGCCAGCTGACAGGCCACGTCGATCCGCGACCGATCATGGATATCGGTGTGATGAACGGCAACATGCCGGCGCCGACGATGGCGATCGACGAGGACGACGAGTTCTTCCTCACGCTGACCAACGTCGGAATGATCATGCGGCCCGACCTGTTCGAGCAACACACGGTTCACTTCCACGGCTACCCGAACGCATCGTCGTTCTATGACGGCGTGCCGGACGCGTCGGTGGCAATCAACATTGGCGCGAGCTTCACGTACTACTACCTCGCGCCGGATGCTGGCACCTACTTCTGGCACTGCCACATCACGCCGCCGGAACACTTGCAGATGGGCATGGTCGGCCAGATCTTCGTGCGGCCGCGCCAGAACCGCGTTCCCGGCGGCGCGTCGCTGTACAGCTCGCTACAGAAGCAACAACTGGATCTGCGCACGGCGTGCGGCAACGACATTCTGTGCACGACGCCGCTGCCGCCTCAGAACGGCGTTCTCCACGTGAACAACAAGAGCGGTACGCCGACGCTGTACGCGTACAACGACGGCGACGGTTCGACCGCCTACGACGTCGAATACCCGGTGCAGATACACGGCTTCGATCCTAACTTTCACTTCGTGGGCATGACGTTCAATCCGGAGCCGTTCACCGACATGAAGGACAAGTTCTTCATGTTGAACGGGCGCAGCTATCCGGACACGGTGACTCAGGGGCCGATGCAGACGGCGGTGGCAGACGGCACGCAGCATTTTTCGCAACCGCTGCCGTCGCTGATCAATATTCCGGCTGGCGGCAGGGCGCTCTTGCGGATCTCGGACCTGGACGTCACCGAGTTTCAGACGCTGGCGTCGCTTGGCATTCCGATGCACGTGGTCGGTATCAACGCCCGCTTGCTGCGCGACATGTCTGGCAACGACCTGACCTACAACACGAACTCGATCACGTTGGGGGGCGGCGAATCGATCGATGTGATCCTCGACGCCAGCGACACGACGAAATACAAGCCGGGTGCGATCTATTACCTGTACACGCCGAATCTCGATCACCTGGCCAACGACCAGGAGAACTTTGGCGGCTTGATGACCGAGGTCCACATCTGCAATGCGGTGGACCCGATCAAGAAGTCCTGCACCTAG
- a CDS encoding pentapeptide MXKDX repeat protein: MNKLAATLLACCVIFPTAGAFAADSTSNDPVSKDAVSQETTANDATEHDAMSADSMAKDGMKEDAMKEDTMSHDSMDKDATKNNEVTQ, from the coding sequence ATGAACAAGTTAGCCGCCACCCTTCTCGCCTGCTGCGTGATCTTCCCGACCGCGGGCGCCTTCGCTGCCGATAGTACGTCGAACGACCCCGTATCCAAAGACGCGGTGAGTCAGGAGACCACGGCAAACGATGCAACGGAACACGACGCGATGAGCGCCGACAGTATGGCCAAAGACGGGATGAAAGAAGACGCGATGAAGGAAGACACAATGAGCCATGACAGCATGGACAAAGATGCAACAAAGAACAACGAGGTGACGCAGTAG
- a CDS encoding NAD(P)-binding domain-containing protein, which translates to MKVGVLGSGEVGRALGAGFLKHGHDTMLGTRDPRKKEVQDWVRRNAGAQAGTFDETARFGEMVVLAVLGRIAASVIELARPENLAGKTVIDATNPLADDPPASGVLQYTTGPNESLGEWIQAKLPLAHVVKAFNSVGNALMVNPRFEEGTPTMFLCGNDDDAKDQVAGIIRQFGWEPYDCGSIVSSRAIEPLCMLWCLPGFLRGDWHHAFKMLTH; encoded by the coding sequence ATGAAAGTAGGCGTATTGGGATCGGGAGAGGTTGGCCGGGCGCTGGGCGCGGGTTTCCTCAAGCATGGCCATGACACGATGCTGGGAACGCGGGATCCGCGAAAGAAAGAGGTACAGGACTGGGTTCGTCGAAACGCCGGTGCCCAGGCCGGGACGTTCGACGAAACCGCGCGGTTCGGCGAAATGGTAGTGCTCGCCGTGCTCGGGCGGATTGCCGCGAGCGTGATCGAGCTTGCGCGACCGGAGAATCTCGCTGGCAAGACGGTCATCGATGCGACCAACCCGCTTGCCGACGACCCGCCGGCCAGCGGGGTTCTGCAATATACGACGGGGCCGAATGAGTCGCTCGGCGAGTGGATTCAGGCGAAGCTTCCGCTGGCCCATGTGGTCAAGGCTTTCAACAGCGTTGGGAATGCGCTGATGGTGAATCCGCGCTTCGAGGAAGGCACGCCGACCATGTTTTTGTGCGGCAACGACGACGACGCGAAAGACCAGGTAGCCGGGATCATCCGGCAGTTCGGCTGGGAGCCCTACGATTGTGGAAGCATCGTATCGTCACGGGCGATTGAACCGCTGTGCATGCTGTGGTGCCTACCGGGATTCCTCCGGGGCGACTGGCACCACGCGTTCAAGATGTTGACTCACTGA
- a CDS encoding NAD(P)-binding domain-containing protein: protein MKIGIIGAGNVGTGLTKHLVPAGHSVMLSFSLEMERLRTTAAALGASVGTVAEAVRFADVVVLATPWTAASVALEQVGDAPRKKILWDCTNALNPDMSGLLVGTNTSGAEEIAKLVPWARVVKAIPPFAEMLHSPSMLIDGKRVGVFVCGDDSEARAVVAKLVSDIEAEPVDAGPLVLARFVEPAAMLLVQLAYARGFGTRVGLSLMRETTGGTTHERDS from the coding sequence GTGAAAATCGGAATCATCGGTGCAGGGAACGTGGGAACCGGTCTGACGAAGCATCTCGTCCCCGCCGGTCATTCAGTGATGCTGAGCTTCAGCCTTGAGATGGAAAGGCTCCGAACGACCGCGGCCGCACTCGGCGCAAGCGTTGGCACGGTCGCTGAAGCGGTACGGTTCGCGGACGTGGTGGTGCTGGCCACGCCCTGGACTGCCGCCTCTGTGGCACTCGAGCAGGTCGGCGACGCACCGCGGAAAAAGATCTTGTGGGATTGCACCAATGCGCTGAACCCCGACATGAGCGGCCTGCTCGTCGGCACAAACACTTCCGGCGCGGAAGAGATCGCCAAACTTGTGCCATGGGCAAGGGTCGTCAAGGCGATCCCGCCGTTCGCAGAGATGCTGCATTCGCCCAGCATGCTGATCGACGGCAAACGCGTCGGCGTGTTCGTCTGTGGTGACGACAGCGAAGCGCGAGCCGTGGTCGCGAAACTGGTCAGCGACATAGAGGCCGAGCCGGTTGATGCAGGACCGCTCGTCCTTGCCCGCTTCGTGGAACCCGCAGCCATGCTGCTGGTGCAACTTGCCTATGCGCGCGGGTTTGGCACCCGGGTCGGACTGTCGTTGATGCGGGAGACAACCGGGGGCACGACCCACGAGAGGGATTCTTGA
- a CDS encoding LysR family transcriptional regulator, translating into MKTGGATSIDLFRALKTFAATVESTNFSAAGRQLGVTPGAVSKQIGMLEALLGCRLFQRTTRHLAITEEGRRLYAMVLQPAQQIEDAIAALSADETRVSGLVKVSLPIAFSRVALLPVLNRFRERFPQITLDLRFENRQVDLISEGYDCAIGQLHDTDTSVVARTLAPLTLILCAAPAYLEERGEPLSVEELERHELILFRSPTSGRIETWKLRSRNKEAVFQPHSRLVVTDTEALTELAVAGCGIALLGVHHAAALIAAGKLKWVLTKFSAKRSDICIYYAARKHLPPRVAAFVEFVVEEVRDNEAVRHSGALVRQRGQVVMGTTSPGPDIRA; encoded by the coding sequence ATGAAAACTGGCGGAGCCACCTCGATCGACCTGTTCAGGGCCTTGAAAACGTTCGCCGCCACGGTCGAGTCGACGAACTTTTCCGCGGCAGGCCGTCAGCTAGGCGTGACGCCTGGCGCGGTAAGCAAACAGATTGGCATGCTCGAGGCGTTGTTGGGCTGCCGGCTGTTCCAACGCACCACCCGCCACCTCGCGATCACGGAAGAAGGGCGCCGCCTGTACGCGATGGTGCTCCAGCCGGCGCAACAGATCGAGGACGCAATCGCGGCCTTGTCAGCTGATGAAACCCGGGTCAGCGGGCTCGTCAAGGTATCGCTGCCGATTGCATTCAGCCGCGTCGCGCTGCTACCGGTGTTGAACAGGTTTCGGGAGCGCTTCCCGCAGATCACGCTCGATCTGCGTTTCGAAAATCGCCAGGTGGACCTGATCTCGGAGGGATATGACTGCGCGATCGGACAACTGCACGATACGGATACCAGCGTGGTCGCGCGCACCCTCGCGCCGTTGACGCTCATTCTTTGCGCGGCGCCCGCTTACCTGGAGGAGCGCGGCGAACCGCTTTCCGTCGAAGAACTGGAGCGCCACGAACTCATTTTGTTCCGTTCCCCGACTTCGGGAAGAATTGAGACATGGAAATTGCGGTCGAGAAACAAGGAGGCGGTTTTCCAGCCTCACTCCCGGCTCGTCGTGACCGATACCGAGGCATTGACTGAACTCGCGGTCGCCGGGTGCGGGATTGCACTGCTAGGCGTACATCATGCGGCTGCGCTGATTGCCGCGGGCAAGTTAAAGTGGGTGCTGACGAAATTCAGTGCAAAGCGTAGCGACATCTGTATCTATTACGCTGCAAGGAAGCACCTGCCCCCGCGCGTCGCGGCATTCGTCGAGTTCGTCGTTGAGGAGGTTCGAGATAATGAGGCCGTCAGGCATTCCGGCGCGCTCGTTCGGCAGCGGGGGCAGGTAGTCATGGGGACGACGTCGCCGGGTCCGGACATCCGTGCTTGA
- a CDS encoding carboxymuconolactone decarboxylase family protein, with protein MEKPNPLPSVPTLEDVRAVSPALERYTTGPLLGDLWKRPQLSPRDRSIVTLSVLIARNQTVELPYHLNLALDNGVKPSEISEIITHLAFYSGWANATSAVGVTKAVFDQRGVMATQLPPASGNLLPLDEAAEAKRASTVQQNFGNVAPGVAQFTTDVLFRDLWLRPGLAPRDRSLVTVSALVATGQVAQITYHLNRAMDNGLTKDQVSEVMTQLAFYAGWPNVFSALPTVKEVFEKRDH; from the coding sequence ATGGAAAAACCCAATCCGCTTCCGTCAGTCCCGACACTCGAAGACGTCAGGGCAGTCTCACCGGCGCTTGAGCGCTACACGACAGGTCCGCTTCTCGGCGACTTGTGGAAGCGTCCGCAATTGTCGCCGCGCGATCGCAGCATTGTCACGTTGTCGGTGCTGATCGCACGCAATCAGACGGTCGAGTTGCCGTATCACCTCAATCTCGCACTCGACAACGGCGTGAAACCCAGTGAGATCTCGGAGATCATCACGCATCTCGCGTTCTATTCGGGCTGGGCCAACGCGACTTCAGCAGTAGGCGTCACGAAGGCCGTGTTCGATCAGCGCGGCGTGATGGCAACTCAGCTACCGCCAGCCTCGGGCAATCTTCTGCCGCTCGACGAAGCCGCCGAGGCGAAACGTGCAAGCACCGTGCAGCAAAATTTCGGCAACGTGGCGCCGGGTGTCGCGCAATTCACGACAGACGTGCTGTTCCGCGATCTCTGGTTGCGCCCCGGTCTCGCGCCGCGCGACCGCAGTCTCGTGACGGTTAGCGCGCTCGTCGCCACGGGGCAGGTAGCGCAAATCACGTATCACCTCAATCGAGCGATGGATAACGGCCTGACCAAGGATCAAGTATCGGAAGTCATGACGCAACTCGCCTTCTATGCTGGTTGGCCCAATGTGTTTTCCGCGCTGCCGACGGTCAAGGAGGTCTTCGAGAAGCGTGATCATTGA
- a CDS encoding LysR family transcriptional regulator yields the protein MPRENFNDLLAFIAVARERSFTRAAAQLGVSQSALSHTIRALETRLGLRLLTRTTRSVSPTEAGERLLATVAPRFEEIEAELTAVAELRDTPTGKIRITATDYATKTILWPKLSKVLLRYPEIKVEIVTDYGLSDIVADRYDIGVRNGDQVAKDMIAVRIGPDMRMAIVGSPAYLQKQALPRTPQDLMKHNCINLRLPTHGGFYSWELKKGNREVQVRVEGQLAFNGTYQMLDAALSGYGLAYIPADVAQPHVTAGRLVCVLEDWSPIFSGLHAYYASRRQSSRAMGVVVDALRYRS from the coding sequence ATGCCGCGCGAAAACTTCAACGATCTGCTTGCGTTCATCGCCGTCGCGCGCGAGCGCAGCTTCACGCGCGCTGCGGCGCAACTGGGTGTGTCGCAATCGGCATTGAGTCACACGATCCGGGCGCTCGAAACCAGACTTGGTTTAAGGCTCCTGACCCGCACAACGCGTAGCGTCTCACCAACCGAGGCGGGTGAACGCCTGCTCGCGACGGTTGCCCCGCGCTTCGAGGAAATCGAAGCCGAACTGACCGCGGTCGCGGAGCTTCGCGACACACCGACGGGCAAGATCCGGATCACCGCAACTGACTACGCGACCAAGACCATCCTCTGGCCGAAACTGTCCAAAGTGCTTCTCCGCTATCCGGAGATCAAGGTCGAAATCGTTACGGACTACGGTCTATCCGATATCGTCGCAGATCGTTATGACATCGGGGTTCGCAACGGCGACCAGGTCGCAAAGGACATGATCGCGGTGCGTATTGGACCCGATATGCGAATGGCGATCGTCGGCTCCCCTGCCTACCTTCAGAAGCAGGCGCTGCCCAGGACACCGCAGGACCTGATGAAGCACAATTGCATCAATTTGCGGCTACCCACGCATGGCGGCTTCTATTCATGGGAACTCAAGAAGGGGAATCGCGAGGTGCAGGTGCGCGTGGAAGGCCAACTCGCCTTCAATGGCACCTATCAGATGCTCGATGCGGCACTGTCCGGCTATGGGCTCGCGTACATTCCGGCGGACGTCGCCCAACCTCATGTCACAGCGGGCCGCCTCGTTTGTGTACTCGAAGACTGGTCGCCAATATTCTCCGGTCTCCATGCGTATTACGCGAGCCGCCGCCAGTCGTCGCGTGCGATGGGTGTGGTTGTCGATGCACTTCGTTACCGCTCGTAA